One region of Cryptosporidium parvum Iowa II chromosome 4, whole genome shotgun sequence genomic DNA includes:
- a CDS encoding dihydrofolate reductase-thymidylate synthase, translating to IIVVNFRTFKMSKKNVSIVVAASVLSRGIGINGQLPWSISEDLKFFSKITSNNCDSNKKNALIMGRKTWDSIGRRPLKNRKIVVISSSLPQDEADPNVIVFRNLEDSIKNLMNDDTIENIFVCGGESIYRDALKDNFVDRIYLTRVALEDIEFDTYFPEIPETFLPVYMSQTFCTKNISYDFMVFEKQEKKTLQNCDPVRGQLKSIDDTVDLLGEIFGIRKMGNRHKFPKEEIYNTPSIRFGREHYEFQYLDLLSRVLENGAYRENRTGISTYSIFGQMMRFDMRESFPLLTTKKVAIRSIFEELIWFIKGDTNGNHLIEKKVYIWSGNGSKEYLERIGLGHREENDLGPIYGFQWRHYNGEYKTMHDDYTGVGVDQLAKLIETLKNNPKDRRHILTAWNPSALSQMALPPCHVLSQYYVTNDNCLSCNLYQRSCDLGLGSPFNIASYAILTMMLAQVCGYEPGELAIFIGDAHIYENHLTQLKEQLSRTPRPFPQLKFKRKVENIEDFKWEDIELIGYYPYPTIKMEMAV from the coding sequence attattgttGTGAATTTCAGAACTTTTAAAATGAGTAAAAAGAACGTTTCAATTGTTGTGGCAGCTTCTGTTTTGAGTAGAGGAATAGGAATTAACGGACAATTACCTTGGTCTATATCTGaggatttgaaatttttttcaaagatAACTAGTAATAATTGTGACTCGAATAAGAAGAATGCACTAATTATGGGAAGAAAAACATGGGATTCAATTGGAAGAAGACCTcttaaaaatagaaaaattgTCGTTATTTCCTCTAGCTTACCACAAGATGAAGCCGATCCTAATGTTATTGTATTTAGAAACCTTGAAGATTCAATAAAGAATCTTATGAATGATGACACAattgagaatatttttgtCTGTGGTGGTGAATCCATATACAGGGATGCTTTAAAGGATAACTTTGTAGATAGAATATACTTAACAAGGGTGGCACTAGAAGATATAGAATTTGACACTTATTTCCCAGAAATACCTGAGACATTCTTACCAGTATATATGTCTCAGACATTCTGTACTAAGAATATCTCTTATGATTTTATGGTTTTtgaaaaacaagaaaaaaaaactttgcAAAATTGTGACCCTGTAAGAGGTCAATTAAAGTCCATAGATGATACTGTTGATCTTCTTGGTGAAATATTTGGGATTAGAAAAATGGGAAATAGACACAAGTTTccaaaagaagaaatctACAACACTCCAAGTATTCGATTCGGAAGAGAACATTATGAGTTTCAGTACCTAGACCTTCTTTCTAGGGTCTTAGAGAATGGAGCTTATAGAGAAAATAGGACAGGCATTAGTacatattcaatatttgggCAGATGATGAGATTTGATATGAGAGAATCTTTTCCACTTTTGACTACAAAAAAAGTTGCAATCAGGTCCATTTTTGAGGAATTAATATGGTTTATTAAGGGAGATACTAATGGAAATCATTTGATTGAGAAAAAGGTTTATATTTGGTCAGGAAATGGCTCGaaagaatatttggaaAGAATTGGTTTAGGGCATAGAGAGGAGAATGATTTGGGCCCGATCTATGGTTTTCAGTGGAGACATTACAATGGAGAGTACAAAACGATGCATGATGATTATACTGGAGTTGGAGTTGATCAGCTTGCAAAACTTATTGAGACCTTAAAGAATAACCCAAAGGATAGAAGACATATACTAACAGCCTGGAATCCATCTGCTCTATCTCAAATGGCTCTTCCGCCTTGCCATGTGCTTTCTCAGTACTATGTTACCAATGATAATTGTCTTAGTTGTAACCTTTATCAAAGGAGTTGTGACTTGGGATTAGGATCTCCATTTAACATTGCATCCTATGCCATACTTACCATGATGCTTGCTCAAGTTTGTGGTTATGAACCAGGTGAGCTTGCTATTTTTATTGGAGATGCCCATATCTATGAAAATCACCTAACACAATTAAAAGAACAATTAAGCCGCACTCCACGTCCATTTCCGCAACTCAAATTCAAGAGAaaagttgaaaatattgaagattttaaatGGGAAGACATCGAATTAATCGGATATTATCCATATCCCACTATTAAAATGGAGATGGCGGTATAG
- a CDS encoding possible transporter with 11 transmembrane domains has product MHIELKNRNIKNEGDLESNTNETKEDSSIVDSQKCGSYKSSSLNSAIIISSNSNNQNYGEKRVVEVPLKESEIWIQMLIGFVTVVKATVGTGILFAPFAIVNSGYVLSIVIILVYWLLNVICTILMFKCADEVNDTYSGIASAAMGKTGRILADISITFTQLSFCAVFVTFVTKAIQNVISGIHDCAPAYIEYGTALITFIQLIVYIPMSCFGRIQSLGPAMIMANIALLIGLVTVFAYSALELASNISNNTMAKISDFTDLESIAGLVGTAAFLWVSGPVVVSYYVSIADYNARRRFTWVYVVAITFVFMLATSFAFVSAFGYGENTFSTITLNLPITAGAMSGQIFFAISILLSFPLMIFPVKEIFTKYIDNYWKKHNKNKILEFITPAEQVRQLSIQKTSSKLNTPITSQTNSPGKENLSPNSINSKLGSKILLRQPSGSISFTIDNSNNKLSSYFVKAAPSAIVIILSIICCMIGFFLINSLGNFVNLVGGLFCVPISIILPALFHLTLFKQRISLPAFILDIFLIISGIITSIVVIWYTFVSWSVTNESICNIKH; this is encoded by the coding sequence ATGCATATAGAGctaaaaaatagaaatattaaaaatgagGGTGATTTAGAGAGTAATACAAATGAAACGAAAGAAGACTCGTCCATTGTTGACTCACAAAAATGCGGCTCTTACAAATCATCTTCACTGAATTcagcaataataatttcaagcaattcaaataatcaaaacTATGGTGAAAAACGAGTAGTTGAAGTTCCACTTAAAGAATCAGAAATATGGATACAAATGCTTATTGGATTTGTAACAGTAGTAAAAGCAACTGTTGGTACAGGAATACTCTTTGCTCCTTTTGCAATTGTTAATTCAGGCTATGTCTTAAGTATTGTAATCATTTTGGTTTATTGGTTATTAAATGTTATTTGCACCATTTTAATGTTTAAATGCGCTGATGAAGTTAATGACACATATTCAGGTATTGCATCTGCAGCGATGGGGAAGACTGGACGAATTCTGGCTGATATTTCAATTACATTTACACAGTTATCATTTTGCGCAGTATTTGTTACTTTTGTAACCAAAGCTATACAAAATGTAATATCTGGCATTCATGATTGTGCGCCTGCGTATATAGAATATGGTACAGCACTAATTACCTTTATTCAGCTCATCGTATACATTCCTATGTCCTGTTTTGGTAGAATTCAGTCATTGGGCCCAGCGATGATTATGGCGAATATTGCACTTCTCATCGGTTTGGTAACAGTATTTGCCTACTCTGCTTTAGAACTTGcatcaaatatttcaaataatactaTGGCTAAAATCTCAGATTTCACAGATTTAGAATCAATTGCAGGTTTGGTTGGCACTGCTGCTTTTTTGTGGGTATCTGGTCCTGTTGTAGTATCTTATTATGTTTCAATTGCAGATTACAACGCCAGAAGAAGATTTACCTGGGTATATGTTGTGGCAATaacttttgtttttatGCTTGCCACATCATTTGCTTTTGTTTCAGCATTTGGATATGGTGAAAATACTTTTTCTACTATTACCTTGAACCTTCCGATTACAGCAGGTGCTATGTCAGGTCAGATATTCTTTGCTATTTCGATTTTACTTTCATTTCCACTAATGATCTTTCCTGTAAAAGAGATTTTcacaaaatatattgacaattattggaagaaacataacaaaaataaaattctgGAATTTATTACACCAGCTGAACAAGTTAGACAACTTAGCATTCAAAAAACTTCGAGTAAATTAAACACTCCAATAACTTCTCAAACCAATTCTCCtggaaaagaaaatttgaGTCCAAATTCCATCAATTCAAAATTAGGCTCAAAAATCCTTCTTAGGCAACCAAGTGGATCAATTTCGTTTACAAttgataattcaaataacaAATTATCAAGTTACTTTGTGAAAGCAGCACCTTCAGCcattgtaataatattgagcATAATTTGCTGTATGATTGGtttctttcttattaaCTCACTTGGAAACTTTGTAAATCTTGTTGGAGGTTTATTTTGCGTTCCAATCAGTATTATTCTTCCTGCATTATTTCATCTAACACTATTTAAGCAGCGGATTTCACTTCCTGCATTCATTCTGGATATTTTCCTCATTATTTCTGGAATAATTACGTCAATTGTCGTCATTTGGTACACATTCGTTTCATGGAGCGTTACAAACGAGTCCATATGTAATATTAAGCATTAG